In Halococcus agarilyticus, a single window of DNA contains:
- a CDS encoding flippase, whose product MAVDDDREASAESNLSRIASSASLMLFVGSLGSFSKLIERVIIGNTLGQEALGAVSIGISLMTLGKTVALVGFDQGVPRFMSRFDDDRDVRGAWLTGLLVAGIGGIAISAILLFYGDWVADVLLNESGDIPQALLVAFVCSIPLVAVQQIAIRAIQGFENTIYRVYVQDLLYNGFRIVLLVVLLLAGVGVIAAGYAYFVLAALSVVAGFYFLDRLLPIRGEFRLHTRPMLSFSLPLVISSVVTVVLSQIDTLMLAAFTPTGAVGIYNAAYPIAAGVPVLLSSFGFIYLPLISRLDSEGEHDEIERIHKLITKWIYTLGFPVVLTVVFFATDVVSFVFNEDFAAAGPALAILALGFYTSGAVGNCQDALSAFGYTRLILGINVTAAVANVVLNVVLIRGLGPIPGYGVTGAALASALSFAALNVLAFAALWYTRSITPFSRWNVRAYFVLPLVLVPPTALLTRAVTLGPIGLAVFGLAAALSTVAVVAVSGGLQSEDIVPVEGVENRLGVEIPLIRRFIPDDDDRHEILRDSDL is encoded by the coding sequence ATGGCTGTCGACGACGATCGGGAGGCGTCGGCGGAGAGCAACCTCTCGCGGATCGCCTCCAGCGCGAGCCTCATGCTGTTCGTGGGCTCGCTCGGCTCGTTCTCGAAGCTGATCGAGCGCGTCATCATCGGGAACACACTCGGCCAGGAGGCTCTCGGTGCGGTGAGCATCGGTATCTCGCTCATGACCCTCGGGAAGACGGTCGCGCTCGTCGGCTTCGATCAGGGCGTGCCGCGGTTCATGTCGCGGTTCGACGACGATCGCGACGTCCGCGGGGCGTGGCTCACCGGCCTGCTCGTTGCGGGAATCGGGGGGATCGCCATCAGCGCGATCCTGCTGTTCTACGGCGATTGGGTGGCCGATGTCCTCCTGAACGAGAGCGGCGACATCCCGCAGGCGCTGCTCGTCGCGTTCGTGTGCTCGATCCCGCTGGTCGCGGTCCAGCAGATCGCGATCCGCGCGATCCAGGGGTTCGAGAACACCATCTACCGTGTCTACGTCCAGGACCTGCTCTACAACGGGTTCCGGATCGTCCTGCTCGTCGTGTTGTTGCTTGCCGGGGTCGGCGTCATTGCGGCTGGCTATGCGTACTTCGTGTTGGCGGCACTCTCGGTCGTCGCTGGCTTCTACTTCCTCGATCGGTTGCTCCCGATCCGAGGGGAGTTCCGACTCCATACGCGGCCGATGCTCTCCTTCTCGCTCCCGCTCGTGATCTCCTCGGTGGTGACGGTGGTGCTCTCCCAGATCGACACGCTGATGCTCGCCGCGTTCACCCCGACCGGGGCGGTCGGCATCTACAACGCCGCGTACCCGATCGCGGCCGGCGTCCCCGTCCTGCTCTCCTCGTTCGGGTTCATCTACCTCCCGCTGATCTCCCGCCTCGACAGCGAGGGCGAGCACGACGAGATCGAGCGGATCCACAAGCTGATCACGAAGTGGATCTACACTCTCGGATTCCCGGTGGTGCTCACCGTCGTCTTCTTCGCGACGGACGTCGTCTCGTTCGTTTTCAACGAGGATTTCGCCGCAGCGGGCCCCGCGCTCGCGATCCTCGCGCTCGGGTTCTACACGAGCGGGGCGGTCGGCAACTGTCAGGACGCCCTCTCGGCGTTCGGCTACACCCGCCTCATCCTCGGGATCAACGTCACTGCGGCCGTCGCGAACGTCGTCCTGAACGTCGTGTTGATCCGCGGGCTCGGGCCGATCCCGGGCTACGGCGTCACCGGTGCGGCGCTGGCCTCGGCGCTGTCGTTCGCGGCGCTCAACGTGCTCGCGTTCGCGGCCCTGTGGTACACGCGCTCGATTACGCCGTTCTCGCGGTGGAACGTCAGGGCCTACTTCGTCCTGCCGCTCGTCCTCGTCCCGCCCACGGCCCTCCTCACGCGCGCCGTCACGCTGGGGCCGATCGGGCTCGCGGTGTTCGGGCTCGCGGCGGCGCTTTCGACCGTGGCCGTCGTCGCGGTGAGCGGGGGTCTCCAGTCCGAGGACATCGTCCCCGTCGAGGGGGTCGAGAACCGGCTCGGTGTCGAGATCCCGCTCATCCGTCGCTTCATCCCCGACGACGACGACCGACACGAGATCCTGCGCGACAGCGATCTGTGA
- a CDS encoding VOC family protein, producing MDAILDHTMIRVEDLEETTEWYSDHLDYVEHGRMEADTFTNVFMGPEGVGDEGALLELTYNHDGRSYEMGDAWGHIAVRVPEGELESAYDELMDEGVEDYRDPESCGGRYAFVTDPDGHEIEIVQRDHGARWSLDHTMMRVEDADRSLGFWTRKFEYDELPGGRWESDDFANYFVEPEGAADEAMSVELTYNYDGRSYEMGDAWGHVAVRADDLDDAWETLMTRDAEDYRDPESCDHQYAFTKDHDGHEIEVVTS from the coding sequence ATGGACGCAATCCTCGACCACACGATGATCCGGGTCGAAGACCTGGAGGAGACGACCGAATGGTACAGCGACCACCTCGACTACGTCGAACACGGTCGAATGGAAGCCGACACGTTCACGAACGTGTTCATGGGCCCGGAGGGAGTCGGCGACGAGGGCGCGCTGCTCGAACTCACGTACAACCACGACGGCCGGAGCTACGAGATGGGCGACGCGTGGGGCCACATCGCGGTCCGCGTGCCAGAGGGAGAGCTCGAATCGGCCTACGACGAACTGATGGACGAGGGTGTCGAGGACTACCGCGATCCCGAGTCCTGCGGCGGGCGCTACGCGTTCGTGACGGACCCCGACGGCCACGAGATCGAGATCGTCCAGCGCGATCACGGCGCGCGCTGGAGCCTCGATCACACCATGATGCGCGTCGAGGACGCCGACCGGAGTCTCGGCTTCTGGACGCGGAAGTTCGAGTACGACGAGCTTCCGGGGGGTCGATGGGAGTCCGACGACTTCGCGAACTACTTCGTCGAACCGGAGGGCGCGGCCGACGAGGCGATGAGCGTCGAACTCACCTACAACTACGACGGGCGCTCCTACGAGATGGGCGACGCGTGGGGCCACGTCGCGGTTCGCGCCGACGACCTCGATGACGCGTGGGAGACGCTGATGACCCGCGACGCCGAGGACTACCGCGATCCGGAGTCCTGCGATCACCAGTACGCGTTCACGAAGGACCACGACGGCCACGAGATCGAAGTCGTCACGTCGTAG
- a CDS encoding 50S ribosomal protein L11: MAGTIEVLVPGGEADPGPPLGPELGPTPVDVQAVVGEINDRTEAFDGTEVPVTVEYEDDGAFEIEVGVPPTAALVKDEAGFETGSGEPQKDFVADLSVDQVRQIAEQKQSDLLAYDTANAAKEVAGTCVSLGVTIEGEDARTFDDRVDDGEYDETLAQS; this comes from the coding sequence ATGGCTGGAACCATCGAAGTCCTCGTTCCCGGCGGGGAGGCCGATCCGGGACCGCCGCTCGGCCCGGAGCTCGGGCCGACGCCGGTGGACGTGCAGGCAGTCGTGGGCGAGATCAACGATCGAACCGAGGCGTTCGACGGCACCGAAGTCCCCGTCACCGTCGAGTACGAGGACGACGGCGCGTTCGAGATCGAGGTGGGCGTCCCGCCGACGGCGGCGCTCGTGAAGGACGAGGCCGGCTTCGAGACCGGCTCCGGCGAACCCCAGAAGGACTTCGTCGCCGACCTCTCGGTCGACCAGGTGAGACAGATCGCCGAACAGAAGCAGTCCGACCTGCTGGCATACGACACCGCGAACGCCGCGAAAGAAGTCGCCGGCACCTGCGTCAGCCTCGGCGTCACCATCGAGGGCGAGGACGCACGCACCTTCGACGACCGGGTCGACGACGGCGAGTACGACGAGACGCTCGCGCAGTCGTAG
- a CDS encoding 50S ribosomal protein L1, protein MADQDIEEAVTRALDEAPPRNFSETVDLAVNLRDLDLNDPSNRVDESIVLPEGTGQETRIVVFAEGETALRAQEVADEVLDGDALEELGDDDDEAKDLAGETDFFIAEASMMQDIGRYLGTVLGPRGKMPTPLQPDDDVVETIERMKNTVQLRSRDRRTFHTRVGADDMSAAEIGDNIDVIVRRLEADLEKGPLNIDTVYVKTTMGPSVEVA, encoded by the coding sequence ATGGCAGATCAGGACATAGAGGAGGCCGTGACGCGCGCGCTTGACGAGGCCCCACCGCGGAACTTCAGTGAGACGGTGGACCTCGCGGTCAACCTGCGCGATCTCGACCTCAACGACCCATCGAACCGCGTCGACGAGAGTATCGTTCTTCCGGAGGGAACCGGCCAAGAGACACGGATCGTGGTCTTCGCCGAGGGCGAGACCGCCCTTCGGGCTCAGGAGGTCGCCGACGAGGTGCTCGACGGCGACGCCCTCGAAGAGCTCGGCGACGATGACGACGAGGCGAAGGATCTCGCCGGCGAGACCGACTTCTTCATCGCCGAAGCGAGCATGATGCAGGACATCGGTCGCTACCTCGGGACCGTTCTCGGTCCTCGAGGGAAGATGCCGACCCCGCTCCAGCCCGACGACGACGTCGTCGAGACGATCGAGCGGATGAAAAACACCGTGCAGCTCCGGAGCCGCGACCGGCGAACCTTCCACACCCGAGTCGGTGCCGACGACATGTCCGCCGCGGAGATCGGGGACAACATCGACGTCATCGTCCGGCGACTGGAGGCCGACCTCGAAAAGGGACCCCTCAACATCGATACGGTGTACGTCAAGACGACGATGGGGCCCTCCGTGGAGGTGGCCTAA
- a CDS encoding sulfatase-like hydrolase/transferase, protein MDETRNTVLVTIDSLRADRCGFIDGDRDTTPTLDRLAEDGLAFEQAIAPGPTTFNSMVPSTTGEFSISREGDPARGMSKERIRKHLRGRETIAERFAEMGYETGGFTANPWTSRFFEFDQGFDHFEDFMDTDSSSSVFDDTDEGSNSTVATMVQNVANWREGQNMFMQWEAFYDDILAWQRQASEPSFLWIFLVDPHMPYLPPSEYRSGSKLGNLAANAWLLSGKYEPVAPFVHDTLSVAYDDCIRYTDAFLRRLHDDLDDDTLLAIHADHGEEFGDHGSYGHGTNLHEEVLHVPFVVANGPTGTVEHPVSLRRLPDLLTDLASGADPRETGTLDPSPYVRSRNWDPKYALRGDDWKYVREATDDALYDLTAGEAPTENAELVELGRQLVRRWRSSDGERKRIANAVAETTENEPL, encoded by the coding sequence ATGGACGAGACACGGAACACGGTGCTCGTGACGATCGACAGCCTCCGTGCGGATCGCTGTGGGTTCATCGACGGCGATCGGGACACGACCCCGACGCTCGACCGGCTCGCCGAGGACGGACTCGCCTTCGAGCAGGCGATCGCGCCGGGCCCGACGACGTTCAACTCGATGGTGCCGAGCACCACCGGCGAGTTCTCCATCAGCCGCGAGGGCGACCCCGCTCGGGGGATGAGCAAGGAACGCATCCGCAAGCACCTGCGCGGGCGCGAGACGATCGCCGAGCGCTTCGCCGAAATGGGCTACGAGACCGGCGGGTTCACCGCGAACCCGTGGACCTCGCGCTTCTTCGAGTTCGACCAGGGGTTCGATCACTTCGAGGACTTCATGGACACCGACAGCTCGAGCTCGGTGTTCGACGACACCGACGAGGGGTCGAACTCGACCGTCGCGACGATGGTCCAGAACGTCGCCAACTGGCGCGAGGGCCAGAACATGTTCATGCAGTGGGAGGCCTTCTACGACGACATCCTCGCGTGGCAGCGCCAGGCGTCGGAGCCCTCCTTCCTCTGGATCTTCCTCGTCGACCCGCACATGCCGTATCTCCCGCCGAGCGAGTACCGCTCCGGGTCGAAACTCGGGAATCTCGCCGCGAACGCCTGGCTGCTCTCGGGCAAGTACGAGCCCGTCGCGCCGTTCGTCCACGACACGCTCTCTGTGGCCTACGACGACTGCATCCGCTACACCGACGCGTTCCTCCGGCGGCTCCACGACGACCTCGACGATGACACGCTGCTCGCCATCCACGCCGACCACGGCGAGGAGTTCGGCGACCACGGGAGTTACGGCCACGGAACCAATCTCCACGAGGAGGTGCTCCACGTCCCGTTCGTGGTGGCGAACGGACCAACTGGAACGGTCGAACACCCCGTTTCGCTCCGGCGACTGCCCGACCTCCTCACCGATCTCGCGAGCGGAGCGGATCCGCGCGAGACCGGCACGCTCGATCCCAGTCCTTACGTTCGTTCGCGCAACTGGGATCCGAAGTACGCCCTCCGTGGCGACGACTGGAAGTACGTGCGGGAGGCGACCGACGACGCGCTCTACGATCTCACCGCGGGCGAGGCACCGACGGAGAACGCCGAGCTCGTCGAGCTCGGTCGGCAGCTGGTCCGTCGCTGGCGAAGCTCGGACGGGGAGCGCAAGCGGATCGCGAACGCCGTCGCCGAAACGACCGAGAACGAACCCCTCTGA
- a CDS encoding amphi-Trp domain-containing protein encodes MSEEYETERSLDRDEIADVFESFAGELRGDGEVTLAVGGEHVRINPPETCEFEVEVEEESSRFGAAERSIGFEIEWNRQDAERNLVD; translated from the coding sequence ATGTCCGAGGAGTACGAAACCGAACGGTCGCTCGATCGCGACGAGATCGCCGACGTCTTCGAGAGCTTCGCGGGCGAACTCCGCGGCGACGGCGAGGTGACGCTCGCGGTCGGCGGCGAGCACGTCCGGATCAACCCGCCCGAAACCTGCGAGTTCGAAGTGGAAGTCGAGGAGGAGTCCTCGCGGTTCGGGGCAGCAGAGCGCAGCATCGGGTTCGAGATCGAGTGGAACAGACAGGACGCCGAGCGCAACCTCGTCGACTGA
- a CDS encoding TIGR04206 family protein has translation MAGVAASLVSPAPSAPRRRLLVLLALALVPWTVVVEGDVTLLFPFGLVNANPLHLTPLDDYLRFAQGFAALPEYLQAWPVSVGCYLAALASALGGVVWREDLRVTGGLIVLTGLSHAGVAIGLSRGIGRIALPLGPVLALAIAWWCYWPLVQRSDRFP, from the coding sequence ATGGCCGGCGTGGCCGCCTCGCTCGTCTCGCCTGCCCCGTCCGCCCCGCGTCGTCGGCTGCTCGTTCTTCTCGCGCTCGCGCTCGTGCCGTGGACCGTCGTCGTCGAGGGTGATGTCACTCTGCTCTTCCCGTTCGGTCTGGTCAACGCGAACCCGCTCCACCTCACGCCGCTCGACGACTATCTCCGGTTCGCGCAGGGGTTCGCGGCGCTGCCGGAGTACCTCCAGGCCTGGCCGGTGAGCGTCGGGTGCTATCTCGCGGCGCTCGCCAGCGCTCTCGGTGGCGTCGTCTGGCGCGAGGACCTCCGCGTGACCGGTGGCCTGATCGTCCTCACTGGGCTGAGCCACGCCGGGGTCGCGATCGGACTGTCGCGGGGGATCGGTCGGATCGCGCTCCCGCTCGGCCCGGTGCTCGCGCTCGCGATCGCGTGGTGGTGCTACTGGCCGCTCGTCCAGCGATCGGACCGGTTCCCGTAA
- a CDS encoding OBG GTPase family GTP-binding protein, producing MGLEGEIEELREEIAETPYNKSTEAHIGRLKSKLAEKKEKLENQSSAGGGQGYSVEQTGDATVALVGMPSAGKSTLLNALTNAESEVGAYEFTTLDVNPGMLQHKGANIQLLDVPGLIAGAAGGRGGGQEVLSVIRTADLVVFVLSVFEIEAYAKLSEELYQNKIRLDTRPPKVRITRKGKGGIDVTMAPEVELDENTVREVLRERDYVNADVAVSEAVDIDRLLDGVLDNRVYLPSLVAVNKADLIEPDYLETVNSDLRDHDIDPDDAIFISAEAEKGLDTLRERIWRELDLIRIYMDKPGRGTDYEEPLMLRAGQTVGDACEKLGGELEDRFRFGRVSGPSAKHDDQQVGKDHELKDEDVLRIVARR from the coding sequence ATGGGACTCGAAGGGGAGATCGAGGAGCTCCGCGAGGAGATCGCGGAGACCCCGTACAACAAGTCGACCGAGGCCCACATCGGCCGGTTGAAATCGAAGCTCGCCGAGAAAAAGGAGAAGCTCGAGAACCAGAGTTCGGCGGGCGGCGGCCAGGGCTACTCGGTCGAACAGACCGGCGACGCGACCGTGGCGCTCGTCGGGATGCCGAGCGCCGGCAAGTCGACCCTCCTGAACGCGCTCACGAACGCCGAGAGCGAGGTCGGGGCCTACGAGTTCACGACCCTCGACGTGAACCCCGGCATGCTCCAGCACAAGGGCGCAAACATCCAGCTCCTCGACGTGCCGGGTCTGATCGCGGGCGCGGCCGGCGGTCGGGGCGGCGGCCAGGAAGTGCTCTCGGTGATTCGTACTGCTGACCTCGTGGTGTTCGTGCTCTCGGTGTTCGAGATCGAGGCGTACGCCAAACTCAGCGAGGAGCTCTACCAGAACAAGATTCGGCTCGACACCCGTCCCCCGAAGGTCCGGATCACTCGGAAGGGGAAGGGTGGGATCGACGTCACCATGGCTCCCGAGGTCGAACTCGACGAGAACACCGTCCGGGAGGTGCTCCGCGAGCGCGACTACGTCAACGCCGACGTCGCGGTGAGCGAGGCGGTCGACATCGATCGGCTGCTCGACGGCGTGCTCGACAACCGCGTGTATCTCCCCTCGCTCGTCGCGGTCAACAAGGCCGACCTGATCGAGCCCGACTACCTCGAAACCGTCAATAGCGATCTCCGCGACCACGACATCGACCCCGACGACGCGATCTTCATCAGCGCCGAGGCCGAGAAGGGTCTCGACACACTCCGTGAACGGATCTGGCGGGAACTCGATCTCATCCGGATCTACATGGACAAGCCCGGCCGCGGCACCGACTACGAGGAGCCGCTGATGCTCCGCGCGGGCCAGACGGTGGGGGACGCCTGCGAGAAGCTCGGCGGCGAGCTCGAAGACCGGTTCCGGTTCGGCCGCGTGTCGGGCCCGAGCGCGAAACACGACGACCAGCAGGTGGGCAAAGACCACGAACTCAAAGACGAGGACGTGCTTCGGATCGTCGCGCGCCGGTGA
- a CDS encoding 50S ribosomal protein L10, whose translation MSAESEASDRQTEAIPEWKREEVAELADLIESYESVGVVSIGGIPSRQLQAMRRELHGDAELRVSRNTLLVRALEAAGEGVADLTSEVEGQVGLIGTDENPFGLYRQLEASKTPAPINAGEVASDSITIPESDTGVDPGPFVGELQQVGAAARIMDGSIHVTEDSTVLEEGEEVSAQLANVLGELGIEPKEVGLDLKTVYADGILFEPDELAIDVDEYRADVEAAAAAGRNLSINAVYPTDRTAGALLGQASTEARSLGVHAAIESPDIADELVSKADAQVRALAARIDDEEALPEELRGVEEAADAGADADEDESSDDEAEAETEPDADADDESDDDDDGDAGEGLGEMFG comes from the coding sequence ATGTCCGCCGAGAGCGAGGCGAGCGACCGGCAGACCGAGGCGATCCCGGAGTGGAAGCGCGAGGAGGTCGCCGAACTCGCCGACCTGATCGAGAGCTACGAGAGCGTCGGCGTCGTCTCGATCGGCGGGATCCCGAGCCGCCAGCTTCAGGCGATGCGCCGGGAGCTCCACGGCGACGCCGAGCTTCGGGTCTCCCGGAACACCCTGCTCGTGCGTGCGCTCGAGGCGGCCGGCGAGGGCGTCGCGGATCTCACGAGCGAGGTCGAGGGCCAGGTCGGGCTGATCGGGACGGACGAGAACCCGTTCGGGCTCTACCGCCAGCTGGAGGCGTCGAAGACGCCCGCCCCGATCAACGCGGGCGAGGTCGCCTCGGACTCGATCACGATCCCCGAGAGCGACACCGGCGTCGATCCCGGTCCGTTCGTCGGGGAGCTCCAGCAGGTCGGCGCGGCCGCCCGGATCATGGACGGTTCGATCCACGTCACCGAGGACTCGACAGTTCTAGAGGAGGGCGAGGAGGTCTCCGCCCAGCTCGCGAACGTCCTCGGCGAACTCGGGATCGAACCCAAAGAAGTCGGACTCGACCTCAAGACCGTCTACGCCGACGGCATCCTGTTCGAGCCCGACGAGCTCGCGATCGACGTCGACGAGTACCGTGCGGACGTCGAGGCGGCGGCCGCGGCGGGGCGGAATCTCTCGATCAACGCGGTCTATCCGACCGATCGCACGGCCGGCGCGCTGCTCGGCCAGGCGAGCACCGAGGCGCGGAGCCTCGGGGTCCACGCCGCGATCGAGAGCCCCGACATCGCCGACGAGCTCGTGAGCAAGGCGGACGCGCAGGTCCGTGCGCTCGCAGCCCGGATCGACGACGAGGAGGCCCTGCCCGAGGAGCTCCGCGGCGTCGAGGAAGCGGCTGACGCAGGCGCGGATGCGGACGAAGACGAATCGAGCGACGACGAGGCCGAGGCGGAGACCGAACCCGACGCCGACGCGGACGACGAGTCCGACGACGATGACGACGGCGACGCGGGCGAAGGTCTCGGCGAGATGTTCGGCTGA